Proteins found in one Phocoena sinus isolate mPhoSin1 chromosome 19, mPhoSin1.pri, whole genome shotgun sequence genomic segment:
- the LGI4 gene encoding leucine-rich repeat LGI family member 4: MGGAGILLLLLAGVGVGGAWRPPKGKCPLSCSCTKDSALCEGSPDLPESFSPTLLSLSLVRTGVTQLKAGSFLRVPSLHLLLFTSNSFSVIEDDAFAGLSHLQYLFIEDNEIGSISKNALRGLHSLTRLSLANNHLETLPRFLFRGLETLTHVDLRGNPFQCDCRVLWLLQWIPTVNASVGTGACAGPAALAHMQLHHLDPKTFKCRAIELSWFQTVGESALGVEAFSYQGEPHVVLAQPFAGRCLILTWDYSLQRFRQEEELSAPSVVSCKPLVLGPRLFVLAARLWGGSQLWARPGPDLRLAPLQALAPRRLLRPNDAELLWLDGQPCFVVADASKAGSTTLLCRDGPGFYPRQSLHAWHRDTDAEALELDGRPHLLLASASQRPVLFHWFGGRFERRTDIPEAEDVYATRHFQASGDVFLYLTRYIGDSMVMRWDGSMFRLLQQLPSRGAHVFQPLLIARDQLAILGSDFAFSQVFRLEPDRGLLEPLQELGPPALVAPRAFAHITMAGRRFLFAACFKGPTQIYQHHELDLSA, from the exons ATGGGAGGGGCAGGgatcctgctgctgctgctggctggggtgggcgtggggggggCCTGGAGACCCCCAAAGGGAAAGTGTCCTCTGAGTTGCTCCTGTACTAAAGACAGTGCCCTGTGTGAGGGCTCCCCGGACCTGCCCGAGAGCTTCTCCCCGACCCTGCTGTCGCT CTCACTCGTTAGGACTGGAGTCACCCAGCTGAAGGCCGGCAGCTTCCTGAGGGTACCGTCACTGCACCTGCT CCTCTTCACATCCAACTCCTTCTCCGTGATCGAGGACGATGCGTTTGCGGGCCTGTCCCACCTGCAGTACCT CTTTATCGAAGACAATGAGATTGGCTCCATCTCTAAGAACGCTCTCAGAGGACTCCACTCACTCACACGCCT AAGCCTGGCCAATAACCATCTCGAGACCCTCCCCAGATTCCTGTTCCGAGGCCTGGAGACCCTGACTCACGT GGACCTCCGCGGGAACCCGTTCCAGTGTGACTGCCGTGTCCTCTGGCTGCTGCAGTGGATACCCACCGTGAACGCCAGCGTGGGGACCGGGGCCTGTGCCGGCCCCGCCGCCCTGGCCCACATGCAGCTCCACCACCTCGACCCCAAGACGTTCAAGTGCAGAGCCATAG AGCTGTCCTGGTTCCAGACGGTCGGCGAGTCAGCGCTGGGCGTAGAGGCTTTCTCCTACCAAGGGGAGCCCCACGTCGTCCTGGCACAGCCCTTTGCCGGCCGCTGCCTGATCCTGACCTGGGACTACAGCCTGCAGCGCTTCCGGCAGGAGGAAGAGCTGTCTG CGCCCTCGGTGGTGTCCTGCAAGCCGCTGGTGCTGGGCCCGCGCCTCTTCGTGCTGGCCGCCCGCCTGTGGGGAGGCTCGCAGCTGtgggcccggcccggccccgaCCTGCGCCTGGCCCCGCTGCAGGCCCTGGCTCCACGGCGGCTGCTGCGGCCCAATGATGCCGAGCTCCTGTGGCTGGACGGGCAGCCCTGCTTCGTGGTGGCCGACGCGTCCAAGGCAGGCAGCACCACGCTGCTGTGCCGCGACGGGCCCGGCTTCTACCCACGCCAGAGCCTGCACGCCTGGCACCGGGACACGGACGCCGAGGCCCTCGAGCTGGACGGCCGGCCCCACCTGCTGCTAGCCTCCGCCTCGCAGCGGCCCGTGCTCTTCCACTGGTTTGGGGGCCGCTTCGAGAGGCGCACGGACATCCCCGAGGCCGAGGACGTCTATGCCACACGCCACTTCCAGGCCAGCGGAGATGTGTTCCTGTACCTGACACGCTACATCGGGGACTCCATG GTCATGCGCTGGGATGGTTCCATGTTTCGCCTGCTGCAGCAGCTTCCCTCTCGCGGTGCCCACGTCTTCCAGCCACTGCTCATCGCCAGGGACCAGCTGGCTATCCTGGGCAGCGACTTCGCCTTCAGCCAGGTCTTCCGCCTTGAGCCTGACAGGGGGCTCCTGGAGCCACTGCAGGAGCTGGGGCCCCCAGCCTTGGTGGCCCCCCGGGCCTTTGCCCATATCACCATGGCCGGCAGGCGCTTCCTCTTCGCTGCTTGCTTCAAGGGCCCCACACAGATCTACCAGCATCACGAGTTAGACCTCAGTGCCTGA
- the FXYD3 gene encoding FXYD domain-containing ion transport regulator 3 isoform X1, with product MPTTRKIKTVLSTTVGNANASSAGSPVTIQGMPHLSSLQALPITVEDGSAERAPRATLSPSPGSAQDPKLQDGILRPPGQGSISPLSGGGLCSIFTLK from the exons ATGCCAACGACCCGGAAG ATAAAAACAGTCCTTTCTACTACG GTGGGAAATGCAAATGCAAGTTCAGCCGGAAGCCCCG TCACTATCCAGGGGATGCCCCACCTCTCATCACTTCAG GCTCTGCCCATAACTGTTGAGGATGGATCAGCGGAAAGAGCACCGAGGGCCACTCTTTCCCCGAGTCCTGGCTCTGCACAGGATCCGAAACTCCAGGATGGAATTCTCAGACCACCTGGCCAGGGCTCCATCTCACCTCTCAGTGGAGGGGGTCTTTGTTCAATTTTCACTCTTAAATGA
- the FXYD3 gene encoding FXYD domain-containing ion transport regulator 3 isoform X2, producing the protein MQEVALSLLVLLAGLPALDANDPEDKNSPFYYDWFRLRVGGLVFAAVLCAIGIIVLMSGKCKCKFSRKPRHYPGDAPPLITSGSAHNC; encoded by the exons ATGCAAGAGGTGGCCCTGAGCCTGCTTGTCCTCCTGGCAG GCCTGCCTGCCTTGGATGCCAACGACCCGGAAG ATAAAAACAGTCCTTTCTACTACG ACTGGTTCAGGCTCCGTGTCGGCGGGCTCGTCTTCGCAGCGGTCCTGTGCGCCATTGGCATTATCGTCCTCATGA GTGGGAAATGCAAATGCAAGTTCAGCCGGAAGCCCCG TCACTATCCAGGGGATGCCCCACCTCTCATCACTTCAG GCTCTGCCCATAACTGTTGA